A window of the Bacteriovorax sp. PP10 genome harbors these coding sequences:
- a CDS encoding energy-coupling factor transporter transmembrane component T family protein, which produces MKFLETKKEFIHSWYLLIMSMFGLVFLLASKTLPLNFLMVGFLLYLYIKNGLPTRVLIKLALFALIFSSVFLFLNLLYPGEKLRVGEQLYVGHFTFYKAALMNGLINFSRLFMLSLVSMCSTYAIIYTKVILYLIIHKGLKVIMGYPLLIALNSILLFKEEFDRIRLSARFRGLGWWDRLFVLFPLLVFAIRHSQRGSLSLVTRGLNPNKSFYFGYDIVPSDRKWLRSFFLMFICMVAIAIYFR; this is translated from the coding sequence ATGAAATTTCTTGAGACTAAAAAAGAATTTATTCACTCATGGTACTTGCTGATTATGAGTATGTTCGGGCTCGTTTTTTTATTGGCTTCGAAGACATTGCCGCTCAACTTCCTTATGGTCGGCTTCCTATTATATCTTTATATAAAAAATGGACTTCCGACCAGAGTCCTGATTAAGCTCGCACTCTTTGCACTTATTTTTTCTTCAGTCTTTTTATTCTTAAATCTTTTATACCCAGGTGAGAAACTAAGAGTAGGAGAGCAACTCTACGTTGGTCATTTCACTTTTTATAAAGCGGCCTTAATGAATGGTCTGATTAATTTTTCGCGTTTATTTATGTTGTCTCTCGTTTCGATGTGCTCAACATACGCCATTATTTACACTAAAGTGATCCTCTACTTAATTATCCATAAAGGTCTTAAAGTGATTATGGGGTATCCACTTCTAATTGCCCTTAATTCAATTTTACTTTTTAAAGAAGAATTTGATCGCATCAGACTGTCGGCCCGCTTTAGAGGTTTGGGATGGTGGGATAGATTGTTTGTTTTATTTCCTCTTTTGGTATTTGCGATCAGGCATTCTCAACGTGGATCTTTATCGCTGGTAACCAGAGGTCTTAACCCGAACAAGAGTTTTTACTTCGGTTACGATATTGTGCCTAGCGACCGCAAATGGCTTCGTTCATTTTTTCTCATGTTTATCTGCATGGTGGCCATCGCGATTTATTTTCGATAG
- a CDS encoding hydrogen peroxide-inducible genes activator encodes MTITQLEYVLAVDKYRHFGKAAKACNVTQPTLSMQLQKAEEEMGVIIFDRSKNPILPTDEGTQIINQARLVLREYKKIFSIIDANKGEVRGEFRLAVIPTLAPYVIPLFAGDFVQKHPNVNLTIEEYKTEDIIELLAKDEIDAGLLVTPIQGESFIERVLFHEPFSVFASEGHHLLKKAKVKDKDLDTSDVWLLNEGHCFRQQVLNLCKLSRDNGLHDNLKFESGNLETLKNMVLNSSGYTLLPQLAVLNLSKEEMSHVREFQSPIPTREVSLVHNRIFLKEKIISALEESIIENLPESLTSMKKKNYEIISIDA; translated from the coding sequence ATGACAATCACACAATTAGAATATGTTCTCGCCGTAGATAAATACCGTCACTTTGGAAAAGCTGCCAAAGCTTGCAATGTGACTCAACCAACTCTTAGTATGCAGCTCCAAAAAGCTGAAGAAGAAATGGGCGTCATTATTTTTGACCGCTCAAAAAATCCTATTCTTCCGACAGATGAAGGCACGCAAATTATCAATCAGGCACGCTTGGTGCTTCGTGAGTATAAAAAGATCTTCTCGATCATTGATGCCAATAAAGGTGAAGTGAGAGGAGAATTCAGACTTGCCGTTATTCCCACTCTTGCTCCTTACGTGATTCCGCTTTTTGCCGGAGACTTTGTTCAAAAGCATCCTAATGTGAATCTTACGATTGAAGAGTACAAGACTGAAGATATTATCGAACTGTTAGCTAAAGATGAAATCGATGCTGGGTTATTAGTCACACCTATTCAAGGTGAGAGTTTTATTGAACGTGTTTTATTTCATGAACCATTCTCAGTTTTTGCTTCTGAAGGGCATCACCTTTTAAAGAAAGCGAAAGTTAAGGATAAAGACTTGGATACATCTGATGTATGGCTTTTAAATGAAGGTCATTGCTTTAGACAGCAAGTTTTAAATCTTTGTAAGCTATCTCGCGACAACGGTCTTCACGACAATTTAAAGTTTGAAAGTGGAAATCTTGAAACATTGAAGAATATGGTTTTAAACAGCAGTGGATATACACTTCTGCCTCAATTGGCCGTGCTTAATTTATCTAAAGAAGAGATGAGTCACGTACGCGAATTCCAATCACCAATACCTACGAGAGAAGTCTCACTCGTACACAATCGCATATTTCTGAAAGAGAAGATTATCAGCGCACTGGAAGAATCAATTATTGAAAATCTTCCTGAGAGCTTAACTTCGATGAAGAAGAAAAATTACGAAATTATTTCTATTGATGCTTAG